From a region of the Arachis ipaensis cultivar K30076 chromosome B09, Araip1.1, whole genome shotgun sequence genome:
- the LOC107619561 gene encoding calmodulin-like protein 11, giving the protein MADILSEEQIVDFKEAFGLFDKDGDGCITVEELATVIRSLDQNPTEEELQDMITEVDADGNGTIEFDEFLNLMAKKIKDTDDAEEELKEAFKVFDKDQNGFISASELRHVMINLGEKLTDEEVEQMIKEADLDGDGQVNYDEFVKMMMAVR; this is encoded by the exons ATGGCAGATATTCTTAGTGAAGAACAGATTGTTGACTTCAAAGAAGCCTTTGGCTTGTTTGACAAAGATGGAGATG gttgcattactGTTGAGGAACTTGCCACTGTGATCCGTTCATTGGATCAGAACCCAACTGAAGAAGAGCTTCAAGATATGATTACTGAGGTTGATGCTGATGGCAATGGAACCATTGAATTTGATGAGTTCTTAAACTTGATGGCCAAGAAAATCAAA GACACTGATGATGCAGAGGAGGAACTCAAAGAGGCTTTCAAGGTTTTTGACAAAGATCAAAATGGTTTCATATCAGCCAGTGAg TTGAGACATGTAATGATAAATCTAGGTGAAAAGCTAACTGATGAAGAGGTGGAACAGATGATCAAAGAGGCAGATTTGGATGGTGATGGTCAAGTTAACTATGATGAATTTGTCAAGATGATGATGGCCGTTAGATGA